The Phaseolus vulgaris cultivar G19833 chromosome 5, P. vulgaris v2.0, whole genome shotgun sequence genomic interval GGTCGTGCCTCCGGTGCTGTTACTTTGAAATAATTAGAGTGCCCAAAGCAAGCCTACGCTCTGGATACATTAGCATGGGATAACACCACAGGATTTTGATCCTATTGTGTTGGCCTTTGGGATCGAAGTAATGATTAACAGGGACAGTCGGGGGCATTCGTATTTCATAGTTAGAGGTGAAATTCTTGGATTTATGAAAGACGAACAACTGTGAAAGCATTTGCCAAGGATGTTTTCATTAATCAAGAACAAAAGTTGGGGGCTCGAAGACGATCAGATACCGTCCTAGTCTCAACCATAAACAATGCCGACCAGGGATCAACATATGTTGCTTTTAGGACTCCGTTGGCACCTTATGAGAAATCAAAGTCTTTGGGTTCCAGGGGGAGTATGGTCGCAAGGCTAAAACTTAAAGGAATTGACGGAAGGGCACCACCAGGAATGGAGCCTGCGGCTTAATTTGACTCAACACGGCGAAACTTACCAGGTCCAGACATAGTAAGGATTGACAGACTCAGAGCTTTTTCTTGATTCTATGGGCGGTGGTGCATGGTCGTTCTTAGTTGGTGGAGCGATTTGTCTGGTTAATTCCGTTAACGAACGAGACCTCAGCCTGCTAAATAGCTATGTGGAGGTAACCCTCCACGGCCAGCTTCTTAGAGGGACTATGACCGCTTAGGCCACGGATGTTTGAGGCAATAATAGGTCTGTGATGCCCTtagatgttcttggccacacgCGCGCTACACTGATTTATTCAACGAGTTTATAGCCTTGGCCGACAGGCCCGGGTAATCTTTGAAATTTCATCGTGATGGGGATAGATCATTGCAATTGTTGGTCTTCAACGAGGAATTCCAACgcatccagatgagtggatattggattcaggttgtacctatcatatgtgtcccattcgggaatggttctttgaatttcaggaactcgatggcggggttgtttacatgggtaatgataatccatgtaagacagctgggataggttcaatcaagctgcggaatcatgatggatccaccagaatttggTGGGATGTGCGGTatgtgccaaagttgaagaagaatctcatttcattgggggctttagaatctaaaggcctagttgtgatcatgcgagatggaatttttaaagcaacttcaggagcactaGTGATGGTGAAAGGCGTGAGGaggaacaatttgtattactaccaaggtactacagtggtggggacagtaaCGGCGACAACTTCTAGCACTAAGAAGGATGTTGAGGCAACAAAACTATGGCATAtaaggttgggacatgctggagagaaatccttgcaaattatTGCCAAGcaaggattgttgaaaggtacgaagacTTGCAAAcctgaattttgtgagcatcgtgttctgggaaaacaacgaaaagtgaagtttggcactgcaattcacaataccaagggtattatggattatgtacattcagatgtgtggggacttGCCAAGACTCCATCAAttggaggtaggcattattttgtcacatttgttgatgatttttccaggagagtttgggtgtttaccaTGAAGCACAAAGATGAGGTGCTtggaattttccttaagtggaaagatCAAGTTGAAAActagacaggaaggaagatcaagttgaaaaccagacaggaaggaagatcaAGGTTCTCAGAACAGACAATGgtggagaatacaagagtgatccgttcctgaaggtatgccaagaatgtggcatagttcggcacttcactATCAGGAAaacaccacaacagaatggggtgtcggaacgtatgaacaagacacttatGAGAAAGTTTGTTGCATACTGTCTAATGATGAGTTAGGCAGAAAGTTTTGGGTTGAGGCTGTGACATATGCTCAACATCttgtcaatcgtttgccatcatctactataaatggaaaaaccccgttagaggtatggtctggaaaacctgcaactgattatgattctttgcatgtttttggttttattgcatattatcatgtgattgaatcaaagttggatccacgggaaaagaaggctcttttcatgggctttattcctggagtgaagggatgtCGTTTGTGGttgggaattgtcacaaatccatccaaaatgaggtgtgaaaagtttggttgcaaaaggaattgataatggttgggttttggcttagcaaGTTTGGTGGCTTGGCTTTTTCTgacttggtagcaaaattggtgaaaaagtgaagtcgtggtgtttaagcaatcttggtggggaattttcacaaatgcatccaaaatgaggtgtaaaaagtttggttgcaaaaggaattgatctttgttgggttttggcttagccaagtttggtggcttggcctagtttttgtgccttggtagcaaaattggtgaaaaagtgaagtcgtggttttttagcaatcttggttaggaattgtcacaaatgcatccaaaatgaggtgtgaaaattttggttgcaaaaggaattgatctttgttgggttttggcttagccaagtttggtggcttggcctagtttttgtgccttggtaacacaattggtgaaaaagtgaagtcgtggttttttagcaatcttggtggggaattgtcacaaatgcatccaaaatgaggtgtgaaaagtttggatgcaaaagaaattgatctttgttgggttttggcttagccaagtttggtggctTGGCCTAGGTTTTGTGcattggtagcaaaattggtgaaaaagtgaagtcgtggtttttTAGCAATCTTAGTGGGAATTTGTCATAAacgcatccaaaatgaggtgtgaaaagtttggatgcaaaaggaattgatcttggttgggttttggcttagccaagtttggtggtTTCGCCTAGTTTTTGTGcattggtagcaaaattggtgaaaaagtgaagtcgtggttttttagcaatcttggtggggaattgtcacaaatgcatccaaaatgaggtgtgaaaagtttggatgcaaaaggaattgatctttgtTTGGTTTTgacttagccaagtttggtggctTTGCCTAGTTTTTGTGCATTGCTAGCAAAATtcgtgaaaaagtgaagtcgtggtttttTCGCAATCTTGGTGGGAATTTGTCATAAacgcatccaaaatgaggtgtgaaaagttttgatgcaaaaggaattgatattGGTAGGGTTTTGGCTTACCAAGTTTGGTGGCTTGGCCTAGTTTTTATgtcttggtagcaaaattggtgaaagagtgaagtcatggttttagAGCAATCcttgtggggaattgtcacaaatgaatccaaaatgaggtgtgaaaagttgcaaaaggaattgatattggttgggttttggcttagccaagtttggtgatttggcctagtttttgtgcattggtagcaaaattggtgaaaaagtgaagtcgtggtagtttagcaatcttggtggggaattgtgaCAATTGCATCCAAAATTgtgtgtgaaaagtttggttgcaaaaggaattgatcttggttgagtttttgcttagccaagtttggtgggTTGGCCTCTTTTGTTgacttggtagcaaaattggtgaaaaagtgaagtcgtggtttttgagcaatcttggtgggaatTTGTCataaatgcatccaaaatgaggtgtgaaaagttttgttgcaaaaggaattgatgttTGAtgagttttggcttagccaagtttggtggcttggcctagtttttgtgccttggtagcaaaattggtgaagaagtgaagtcgtggtttttgAGCATtattggtggggaattgtcacaaatccatccaaaatgaggtgtgaaaagtttggttgcaaaatgAATTGATAtttgttgggttttggcttagccaagtttgggGGCTTGGCTTTTTGTGACCtagtagcaaaattggtgaaaaagtgaagtcgtggtGTTTGAGCAATAtttgtggggaattgtcacaaatgcatccaaaataaggtgtcaaaagtttggttgcaaaaggaattgatctttgttgggttttggcttagccatgtTTTGTGGCTTAGCCTAGTTTATTTGCATTGGTTGGTAGCAAAAtaggtgaaaaagtgaagtggtggtttttgagcaatcttggtgggtaATTGTCACAAATCCATCCAattgaggtgtgaaaagtttggttgcaaaaggaattgatcttggtttggttttgccttagccaagtttggtgtcttggcctagtttttgtgccttggtagcaaaattgatgaaaaagtgaagtcgtggtttttTAGAAATCTtcgtggggaattgtcacaaatgcatccaaaatgaggtgtgaaaagtttggttgtaaaaggaattgatcttggttgggttttggctttgCCAAGTttggtggattggctttttgtgccttggtagcaaaattggtgaaaattTCAAGTCATGATTTTTCAGCAATTTTGGTATGGAATTGtgacaaatgcatccaaaatgaggtgtcaaagtttggttgcaaaaggagttgatcttggttgggttttggcttagccaagtttggtcgcttggcctagtttttgtaccttggtagcaaaattggtgaaaaagtgaagtcatggtttttgagcaatcttggtgggaaaTTGTCACAactgcatccaaaatgaggtgtgaaaagtttgaatgcaaaaggaattgatctttgtTGGATTTTGGCTTAGCAAAGTTTGGTGgcttggcctagtttttgtgcattggtagcaaaattggtgaaaaagtgaagtcgtggtttttTAGCAATCTTAGTGGGAATTTGTCATAAacgcatccaaaatgaggtgtgaaaagtttggatgcaaaaggaattgatcttggttggattttggcttagccaagtttggtggtttggcctagtttttgtgcattggtagcaaaattggtgaaaaagtgaagtcgttgttttttagcaatcttggtggggaattgtcacaaatgcatcaaaaataaggtgtgaaaagtttggatgcaaaaggaattgatctttgtTTGGTTTTgacttagccaagtttggtggctttgcctagtttttgtgcattggtagcaaaattcgtgaaaaagtgaagtcgtggttttttagcaatcttggtgggaatTTGTCATAAccgcatccaaaatgaggtgtgaaaagtttggatgcaaaaggaattcatattggttgggttttggcttaccaagtttggtggcttggcctagtttttgtgtctttctagcaaaattggtgaaagagtgaagtcatggtttttgagaaatccttgtggggaattgtcacaaatgaaTCCAAAATgtggtgtgaaaagtttggttgcaaaaggaattgatcttggttgggttttggcttagccaagtttggtgatttggcctagtttttgtgcattggtagcaaaattggtgaaaaagtgaagtcgtggttttttagcaatcttggtggggaattgtcacaattGCATCCAAAATTgtgtgtgaaaagtttggttgcaaaaggaattgatcttggttgggtttttgcttagccaagtttggtggcttggcctagtttttgtTGACATGGTAGCAAAATTgttgaaaaagtgaagtcatggtttttgagcaatcttggtgggaatTTGTCataaatgcatccaaaatgaggtgtgaaaagtttggttgcaaaaggaattgatgttGGATGAGTTTTGgcttggcctagtttttgtgccttggtagcaaaattggtgaagaagtgaagtcgtggttttgGAGCATTCTTGgaggggaattgtcacaaatccatccaaaatgaggtgtgaaaagtttggttgcaaaatgAATTGATAtttgttgggttttggcttagccaagtttgggGGCTTGACTTTTTGTgacttggtagcaaaattggtgaaaaagtgaagtcgtggtGTTTGAGCAATAtttgtggggaattgtcacaaatgcatccaaaatgaggtgtcaaaagtttggttgcaataggaattgatctttgttgggttttggcttagccaagttttgTGGCTTGGCCTAGTTTATTTGCATTGGTTGTTAAAtaggtgaaaaagtgaagtcgtggtttttgagcaatcttggtgggtaATTGTCACAAATCCATTCAAattgaggtgtgaaaagtttggttgcaaaaggaattgatcgtTGTTGGGTTTTGGCATACCCAAGTTTGGTGGCATGACCTAGTTTTTCTGCCCTGATAGCAAAATTGGAGAAGGAGTGAAGTCGTGATTTTTGAGCAATTTTGGTAGGGAGTTGTcccaaatgcatccaaaatgaggtgtgaaaagtttggttgcaaaaggaattgatcttggtttggttttggcttagccaagtttggtggcttggcctagtttttgtgccttggtagcaaaattggtgaaaaagtgaagtcgtggttttttagcaatcttcgtggggaattgtcaaaaatgcatccaaaatgaggtgtgaaaagtttggttgcaaaaggaattgatcttggttgggttttggctttgCCAAGTttggtggattggctttttgtgccttggtagcaaaattggtgaaaattTGAAGTCATGATTTTTGAGCAATTTTGGTatggaattgtcacaaatgcatccaaaatgaggtgtcaaagtttggttgcaaaaggaattgatcttggttgggttttggcttagccaagtttggtggcttggcctagtttttgtaccttggtagcaaaattggtgaaaaagtgaagtcatggcttttgagcaatcttggtgggaaattgtcacaaatgcatccaaaatgaggtgtgaaaagtttgtttgcaaaaggaattgatcttggtttggttttggcttagccaagtttggtggctTGGCTTagtttttttgccttggtagcaaaattggtgaaaaagtgaagtcgtggtttttgAGCAACCTTGGTAGGGAatttgtcacaaatgcatccaaaatgaagTGTGAAAAGTATGGTtggaaaaggaattgatcttggttgggttttggcttagccatgtTTGGTGGCTTGGCCTAGTTTATGTgttttggtagcaaaattggtgaaaaagtgaagtcgtggtttttgAGAAATCCTGGTGGGAAATTGTCACAACTGCATCCAAAATGTTGGTGTTGTTTAAACCTAGGTTGTATTGCTATTTTGTACATGCACAATTGTTGTTTTGCAGGTgctttcaaattcaaacaagacaacacaagcaaaccagggatttgtcttcatcaaatagggggagattgttgaagataggctttgatgtctccaaatccatgaaaaTTGGTTGAAGGCTTTGTTGTTGTTTGTGTGTGTGGCTtttgggtagtttgaatttgtaatccactcataGATTTGATTCAAAGCTGTTTGtttttaatccttttgaaaaagatgtgttttcaaaGAGAAGTGGATAATCAACCTGTTGTATTGTCGTTTCAACCGTTTATTTTACActtagaggtttttgaaaaggatttgaaagtgtttgactttggttgaccaatacaagtagaatcctattcagcaccttgatcaatctctcaactctttagcaatatcagaactctttgaaaaactcttagatcagaactttgtttcaagattcttaaaacttaaaaacagtttttcagaatatatctaagaatatagtttgttatcaaatcttaacaaactcttaattgcatttaaaattgattggtcaaagcatttaatgactgaagcgtattcagttaaagcatttaaagctcagtcaaagaaaacaatttttctgttatggttttaaaacaaacaatcgattgtttcctcgaatctatcggttgttttgttacttaacaaaatacaccattcaaaaacagttttcaaactttctcaaaacatctaagtgtaaaaaatcggttgtttcgataaaacaatcgattgtttcaacttagtttgaaaaacattttgctttgataaaattgagatgctaattgctttgagatttaatctaagggttgattacaacatagaactaccccagaacaaagcttaaaccagcacagcagcatcaagcaaagcagaggcttcatcatccttcaaaggatttggattctttaaaacattgaacaccacttggttcaacactctCTTCCTTGCCAAGGACACATCAgcacatcctggtgatcgaggtctgaccactctttggtACCTTGGCGCAGGTGCCTTGCGAAACACTGGCCCATGCCGCTTGTGGGTCCCACCTTACGTGGGCCCACCATTACTAGCGGTCAAACGacgcccgaggactggtcggtacacaagccccccagtctcgagctgtaactgTGTTCACcgaagagactaagtcctcgccctggcgacctacgtggctaTGTGTGACGGGACGTGAACAGTGCGCCGAAGTGACACTTCTCTGTACCCGTTTTAATCTGCGCGCACGTGTCTTGATCAACGGCTGGGACTTAACGTCGCTTGCGCTTCCTACTTTACATTAAGTTTTCGAAAACGTGCGCTCCCAATCACTGTTCCATTATTCTCATAAACACCTTTGAttgcttcatcttcttcctcgagCGCTCTTGCATTTCCTTCTGCAAAGTCCAGAACTTTCCACCCTCATCGAtcaaaaggtatgatttttatcgATTGCTCGTCCCCGTTCTTCGATTTCATTGCTTGATAACTGCTTGGGCCTAGTTAAATTCTTGCATTTTAAGCTTTCCCTGCTTTTTCCccattcctctgtttttctgggTTTTCTTCGAGTGTGAGGTTTTCCTAGTTTGTGCCACGCCATCACCCTCTTCTGAACCcttgttttcttctttctttttcttgcttttttaGCTTTCTTCGAGATGGCTCGAATGAAAACAACATCCAACCCTCCCCCCAAGTAGATTACAGAGCcctctacccttgggcctccAAGGACCTCCTTACTTAGACCTCCGCTCTCACCTCTAGTAAGAATGTGATGAAACATAGGGAGGATGAGGCTGCCCATATGCTTCGTGTGTTCGGGCGAGAGTGCGATGCTTATGTATCCGTCCAACCCTGCACTATGGGCGAACCCGTGTGCGCTGATGAACGCACAAACAACGGGGAACCCTTCTTCTTCTACCTTGGCACAGGTGCCTTACGAAACACTGGCCCATGCTGCTCGTGGGATCCACCTTATGTGGGTCCACCATTACTAGCGGTCAAACGACGTctgaggactggtcggtacatatATAATCTGTTTTACACTCTTGGTTGTTAGAGATTCACAAGATTGCATTCAaatcatgtttttccaagattaCTTAAGGCTTTGAATTctttctaagagtggaatagtattgcattgtatttttttcttttcaatatgtgattgtatcaggtgtgatcaTTCATTTTCTCTTGATAATTGTAATTTTGTAATAACTGTTGGTGTGAAGATTCAGAGGGTGTTTTGAATTTTGTGTTGTAAttgccaaaggtggtgtgtgttcttgaagggttcaagatcaccactttggtgtgtGTGTTGTAATACAGGCGTGTGTTGAAGAAGAGCTTTGATGACTCCAAATCTCCATGGAATGCTTGAAGGCTAATTGTAGCTTAGTTAGGTGTGTTCTGGGgtaatttgaatttgttaattcactcttatATTGAATCCAAAGCTGGTTTAATTCAAATCTTTTAGTCGGTTGTTTCATACTTAAGTTTTTGCGTGAAGTTTATAAttgctgctataaacaaccgattgtttcgcaaaaacaaccagttgatttttTACTGTTTTTGTAAAAACTGATTTTCAATTCAACTGCACAGATTTTTTATTAAGTGGTTATCTTTGGTCTTCATTGTACCTTCAAATTTTGCGAAAATTTTCTATAAACAATatctcttgtttaaggcctacaattctaacacaCATCATTAAATGTCAATCACATGTGTCTCTTAATTCACAATCCACATCAACAATTTTTTGTGCCATGCCAACCGCACTTGACATCGTTTGGGAAAGTTAACAAAAAGATCCAATTTggatacttttaaaaaaataaagaaaccgacttgattttttaaaaaatcactaTACTAAATTTAATATTGACCCAAATATAAAGACCAATTAGGTAATTATACCTAAACGATATTATTTATCAAGAAATCAAATTCAAACTAAATTAGTAAAATTAAACACTATTCAATtattagaaaacaaaattaaatgatTAGTGAAATTACTCTCATCAAATGTTTGGTATCAcaacttttttttcataaacgtatgaatattaataattactataatttttattttgttgataaaataaattgtcAAAACAGTTTATATAATgacttaataaatattttataaataaaaaaattaatatcttatttttgctcaaatatttaatttattttactatattaaatagaataatatttttcaataaaaaatttattttaattaaaaacatttatattCCAACCTTTCCATTTTTTGTGGTggtatgaaaatttattttttaaagataaaccAAACATGGAAAACATATAACTCCTTCCTAAATAAGCGTTTGATATAAATAAACTTTtagtttatgaaaaatatatttttttgtgttagatttatcttttaaaaaataacactaTCATAATATTTTTGAGTAAATAGTGGGTTTGATATTATAAGTAtagatttaatataataattattgatatattttgtttctggtataataaaaaaataatattagtaatttttttttaattttgttaattattgAGGTAATTTAACATATGTTTGATTTTGATCTTTAATAATTGTTACATTGTTACATGTGTTTATTGAGATAAAAATTAACTTTAGTATGCAAACTTTTTATCATTTGGTTGTTGTTttgcaaatttaaaatttgaacttatTTTTTCAAGATTAATTGTCTACTAAAGTTAATTTTATCATAGTAAACATACATAAATACCaaacatatatttaattatcttaACTATTAACaaagttaaaacaaaaataataattttttttttactaaaactattctttttcattattattatactaaaaataaatatataattacttGTTGTGATGAAAGAATATTTatctgaatatttttttaaataagttactgtcaattttttaaagaaacacTCTCATAGGAAAATGTGAGAATCTAACTTttgtgatttaaaaaaaataatgaaaaagtataaaattattttattaaa includes:
- the LOC137833986 gene encoding uncharacterized mitochondrial protein AtMg00300-like; this encodes MRDGIFKATSGALVMVKGVRRNNLYYYQGTTVVGTVTATTSSTKKDVEATKLWHIRLGHAGEKSLQIIAKQGLLKGTKTCKPEFCEHRVLGKQRKVKFGTAIHNTKGIMDYVHSDVWGLAKTPSIGGRHYFVTFVDDFSRRVWVFTMKHKDEVLGIFLKWKDQVEN